The Vicia villosa cultivar HV-30 ecotype Madison, WI linkage group LG1, Vvil1.0, whole genome shotgun sequence genome includes a region encoding these proteins:
- the LOC131643479 gene encoding pentatricopeptide repeat-containing protein At4g14850-like, whose protein sequence is MNLHPQNLLGSLLESAVSTRCSILGRAVHAHIIRTHDTPLPSFLSNHLVNMYSKLDLINSAQLVLSHAHLPTVVTWTSLISGCVHNRRFHAAILHFTNMRRDSVYPNDFTYPCVFKASASLNMPLTGKQVHALAFKGGQIYDVFVGCSAFDMYSKTGLRVDACKMFDEMPHRNLATWNAYISNAVHDGRCMDAITAFKEFLCVHGEANSITFCAFLNACVDMLRLNLGRQLHSFIVRFGYKEDVSVANGLIDFYGKCGDVVSSEMVFSRIGRKNVVSWCSMLAALVQNHEEERACMVFLQARKEVEPTDFMISSMLSACAELGELELGRSVHALAVKACVEENIFVGSALVDLYGKCGSIENAEQVFNEMPERNLVTWNAMIGGYAHQGDVDMALRLFEEMTLGGRGIAPSYVTLVSVLSACSRAGSVKRGMEIFESMRLNYGIVPGAEHYACIVDLLGRSGLVDRAYEFIQNMPIQPTISVWGALLGACRMHGKTKLGKIAAEKLFELDHVDSGNHVVLSNMLASAGRWEEATVVRKEMKDIGIKKNVGYSWIAVKNRTHVFQAKDSSHERNSEIQAMLGKLRGEMKEAGYVPDANLSLFDLEDEEKASEVWYHSEKIALAFGLIALPQGVPIRITKNLRICGDCHSAIKFISRIVGREIIVRDNHRFHRFKDGCCSCKDYW, encoded by the exons ATGAACTTACATCCTCAAAATCTGCTAGGAAGTTTACTCGAATCAGCTGTTTCAACTCGTTGTTCAATCCTTGGTCGTGCTGTTCATGCACACATCATCAGAACCCATGACACCCCTCTCCCATCTTTCCTCTCCAACCACCTCGTCAACATGTACTCCAAACTCGACCTTATCAACTCAGCTCAACTCGTTCTCTCACACGCTCACCTCCCCACCGTTGTTACTTGGACCTCTCTCATCTCTGGTTGCGTCCATAACCGTCGTTTCCATGCTGCTATTCTCCATTTCACCAACATGCGTCGTGACTCCGTTTATCCTAACGACTTCACGTATCCTTGTGTTTTCAAAGCTTCGGCTTCGTTGAACATGCCATTGACTGGTAAACAAGTTCATGCTCTTGCGTTTAAAGGTGGGCAAatatatgatgtgtttgttgGATGCAGTGCTTTTGACATGTATAGTAAAACTGGGCTTCGTGTTGATGCCTGCaagatgtttgatgaaatgcctcatAGAAACTTGGCTACGTGGAATGCTTATATTTCTAATGCGGTTCATGATGGGCGGTGTATGGATGCGATTACGGCGTTTAAAGAGTTTCTTTGTGTGCATGGAGAGGCGAATTCGATTACGTTTTGTGCGTTTTTGAATGCGTGTGTTGATATGTTGAGGTTGAATCTTGGGCGGCAGTTACATTCGTTTATAGTTCGGTTTGGATACAAAGAGGATGTTTCGGTTGCTAATGGGCTTATTGATTTTTATGGAAAATGTGGGGATGTTGTATCTTCTGAAATGGTTTTTAGTAGAATTGGGAGGAAGAATGTTGTTTCGTGGTGCTCTATGCTTGCTGCTCTTGTGCAAAACCATGAGGAAGAGAGGGCTTGTATGGTTTTCTTGCAGGCAAGGAAAGAAGTTGAGCCAACAGATTTCATGATATCGAGTATGCTCAGTGCTTGTGCTGAGCTTGGAGAACTTGAATTAGGTAGGTCAGTTCATGCTCTTGCTGTCAAGGCATGTGTTGAAGAGAATATATTTGTTGGGAGTGCACTTGTTGACTTGTATGGAAAATGTGGAAGCATAGAGAATGCTGAGCAAGTTTTCAATGAAATGCCTGAAAGGAACCTAGTCACATGGAATGCAATGATAGGTGGATATGCACATCAAGGTGACGTTGACATGGCTTTGCGTCTATTTGAGGAGATGACATTGGGTGGCCGTGGTATTGCGCCAAGTTATGTGACTCTAGTTTCTGTACTCTCAGCATGTAGTAGAGCTGGGTCAGTAAAGAGAGGCATGGAGATATTTGAATCAATGAGATTGAACTATGGGATTGTACCAGGTGCTGAGCATTATGCTTGTATTGTGGACCTTCTAGGGAGATCTGGTTTGGTGGACCGCGCTTAtgaatttattcaaaatatgCCGATTCAGCCCACTATTTCAGTTTGGGGAGCTTTACTCGGGGCTTGTAGGATGCACGGGAAAACAAAATTGGGAAAAATCGCAGCTGAAAAATTATTTGAGCTCGATCATGTTGACTCTGGCAACCATGTAGTTCTTTCTAATATGCTTGCATCTGCTGGCAG ATGGGAAGAAGCCACTGTTGTCAGGAAGGAAATGAAAGACATTGGTATTAAGAAAAATGTTGGCTATAGTTGGATTGCTGTAAAGAACAGAACCCATGTTTTCCAAGCAAAGGATAGTTCCCATGAAAGGAACTCTGAAATTCAGGCTATGCTAGGTAAACTCAGAGGGGAGATGAAGGAGGCCGGGTACGTTCCTGATGCCAATCTATCACTCTTTGatttagaagatgaagaaaaagctTCGGAAGTGTGGTACCACAGTGAAAAAATTGCTCTTGCTTTTGGTCTCATAGCTCTGCCTCAAGGAGTGCCTATAAGGATCACGAAAAATCTTAGGATTTGTGGAGATTGTCATAGTGCCATTAAGTTCATCTCCAGAATTGTTGGAAGAGAAATTATTGTGAGAGATAATCATCGTTTTCATCGCTTTAAGGATGGTTGTTGTTCTTGTAAAGACTATTGGTAA